The following coding sequences lie in one Helicoverpa zea isolate HzStark_Cry1AcR chromosome 2, ilHelZeax1.1, whole genome shotgun sequence genomic window:
- the LOC124641574 gene encoding SET and MYND domain-containing protein 4 yields MSQDEGFFKKFHETINSSLDDVTRNNFANLESNAKRVSYLCSLPIVRNYNVIDDLQKCQTGGEFPVKKDLEKARQLKDEGNKAVQKGDWAKAMQLYSQSMVHMPEKETEELSIVLANRSAALNHLEQYEDTLADIKRCLSLGYPRHLRYKVYERRARCLLVLKRNKEAVSAFQDTISSLDEATKLDKEKRQKMRTDSKLMLEILNKGLVLAGNPKDPEPLKKTPPKPKLPGKNNPQYPAASEAIQIDYEEVRGRYATATKDIEAGEILLVEKPHSGVLLAEYSSTHCQNCFIKCPIPLPCPKCPNVVFCSDKCLETAQKSYHGFECHILPLIWKSGCSITCHIALRMITQRKKEYFTSIIQDIDTKVSGPYKTDDYRNIYHLVAHEDKRSKLDFLHRTQMTAFFVKLLEVSGYFDGKPRAKPVEVEELKTLAVDDKYKEDVALFGGLILKNLQILKFNAHEVFELQCPKPKVDKNIIKHEGKSTFLAGAVFPTLALFNHSCDPGVVRYFCGNNIVVRAVKNIKKGDEVSENYGPIFTTVPKEKRQAELKEQYWFDCHCTPCEHKWPTYEEMTENYMRFKCDSDNPCPNVVAVPYDCKEFMVQCGLCQQYTNILKGLKALQDTEMMYRLGRAAMEGGQYGEAMKKFVEVLKLYDNTLSPPYRSYYDCVQDLRRCMLAMGNYSIV; encoded by the exons ATGTCTCAAGACGAGGGCTTCTTTAAAAAGTTCCACGAAACGATTAACAGTTCTCTGGATGACGTGACGAGGAACAATTTCGCCAATTTAGAATCCAACGCGAAGCGTGTCTCCTACTTGTGCAGTCTACCGATCGTCAGAAATTACAATGTTATCGACGATTTGCAGAAATGCCAGACGGGCGGCGAGTTTCCAGTGAAAAAAGACTTGGAAAAAGCGCGCCAGTTGAAGGATGAGGGGAATAAAGCTGTGCAGAAAGGTGATTGGGCGAAGGCGATGCAGTTGTACAGCCAGAGTATGGTTCACATGCCGGAGAAAGAAA CCGAAGAACTTTCAATTGTTTTGGCGAACCGGTCAGCAGCATTAAATCATCTGGAGCAATATGAAGATACTCTAGCTGATATCAAACGATGCCTATCTTTGGGTTACCCCCGTCATCTGAGGTACAAGGTCTACGAGAGGAGAGCCAGGTGCCTTCTGGTGCTGAAGAGGAATAAAGAAGCTGTCAGCGCTTTTCA AGATACAATCAGCTCACTAGACGAAGCCACAAAACTGGACAAAGAGAAAAGACAAAAGATGAGAACAGACTCCAAACTCATGCTAGAAATATTGAACAAAGGTCTCGTCTTAGCCGGAAACCCCAAAGACCCTGAACCTTTGAAAAAGACTCCACCGAAGCCAAAACTTCCTGGGAAGAATAACCCTCAGTACCCGGCAGCTTCGGAGGCCATTCAGATAGATTATGAGGAAGTTCGAGGCAGATATGCAACAGCCACGAAGGACATAGAAGCGGGAGAAATTCTTTTGGTGGAAAAACCTCATAGTGGAGTTCTGTTGGCGGAATATTCCAGCACACATTGCCAGAACTGTTTCataaa GTGCCCAATTCCACTCCCCTGTCCAAAATGCCCAAACGTTGTTTTCTGCAGCGATAAATGTTTGGAAACGGCACAGAAATCTTACCATGGCTTCGAGTGTCACATTCTCCCGCTTATATGGAAGTCAGGGTGCTCTATCACCTGCCATATAGCACTGAGGATGATCACACAGCGCAAGAAAGAATATTTCACGAGTATTATTCAAGACATAGACACGAAAGTCAGCGGCCCTTACAAAACTGATGACTACAGAAATATCTACCATTTGGTAGCTCATGAAGATAAAAGGTCCAAGCTAGACTTCTTACACAGAACTCAAATGACAGCTTTCTTTGTGAAACTGCTGGAAGTAAGTGGTTACTTCGATGGTAAGCCGAGAGCAAAACCTGTAGAAGTTGAAGAACTGAAGACCTTAGCTGTAGATGACAAATATAAGGAAGATGTAGCTCTCTTTGGTGGTCTTATACTCAAGAATCTACAAATCCTGAAGTTTAATGCTCACGAAGTTTTTGAGTTACAATGTCCTAAGCCTAAAGTGGATAAGAACATCATCAAACATGAAGGGAAGTCAACGTTTTTGGCGGGAGCCGTGTTCCCAACTCTTGCGCTGTTTAACCATTCTTGCGATCCAGGAGTAGTGAG atATTTCTGCGGCAACAACATCGTGGTGCGTGCAGTCAAGAACATAAAGAAAGGCGATGAAGTATCCGAGAACTACGGGCCTATCTTCACGACCGTCCCCAAAGAGAAGAGACAGGCAGAGCTGAAGGAACAGTACTGGTTCGACTGCCACTGCACACCTTGTGAACACAAGTGGCCTACGTATGAAGAGATGACTGAAAACTACATGAGATTCAA ATGTGATTCGGACAATCCTTGCCCCAACGTGGTGGCTGTTCCGTACGACTGCAAGGAGTTCATGGTGCAGTGTGGACTCTGCCAGCAGTACACCAACATATTGAAGGGATTGAAGGCTTTGCAG